The following proteins are co-located in the Spea bombifrons isolate aSpeBom1 chromosome 3, aSpeBom1.2.pri, whole genome shotgun sequence genome:
- the TSTD3 gene encoding thiosulfate sulfurtransferase/rhodanese-like domain-containing protein 3, with the protein MSALLNRLCVSVRFLIVQQAPLGLRRSLHSGLGATIRSTCLGPRTCKQGLCSSWYVARGLSTSLGKTINYEELKDLLADESVVLIDVREPWEVKEYGIIKGSINIPLGDLTAALQMSPNEFQEKYQKNIPDKSSKLVFSCLAGIRSERALGVASSLGFSSIHNYGGGFEDWKRHEQPIKK; encoded by the exons ATGTCTGCGTTATTGAACcgcctgtgtgtgtctgtgaggTTTCTGATTGTTCAGCAGGCCCCCCTTGGCCTCAGGAGAAGCCTACACTCAGGGTTAGGAGCCACCATCAGAAGTACCTGTCTGGGGCCCAGGACCTGCAAACAGG GTCTTTGTTCAAGCTGGTATGTAGCACGTGGTCTTTCTACCAGTCTAGGAAAAACCATCAACTATGAAGAACTGAAAGATCTGTTGGCAGACGAGAGCGTTGTGCTCATAGATGTACGGGAACCATGGGAAGTGAAAGAATATGGCATTATAAAGGGTTCGATAAACATTCCAC ttgGTGATCTAACAGCTGCATTGCAAATGAGCCCAAATGAATTTCAAGAAAAATATCAGAAGAATATTCCAGATAAATCCAGTAAACTGGTATTTTCATGTCTAGCTGGGATTCGAAGTGAACGGGCCTTAGGTGTAGCAAGCTCTTTAGGATTTAGTAG CATACATAATTATGGAGGTGGCTTTGAGGACTGGAAAAGGCACGAGCAACCCATAAAAAAGTAA